From a region of the Paralichthys olivaceus isolate ysfri-2021 chromosome 4, ASM2471397v2, whole genome shotgun sequence genome:
- the septin5a gene encoding septin 5a isoform X1, with amino-acid sequence MDAIMLQEKLVERLLCPRVRTARQKEKQYVGFATLPNQVHRKSVKKGFDFTLMVAGESGMGKSTLVNSLFLTDLYKDRKLLNAEERINQTVEIIKHTVDIEEKGVKLKLTIVDTPGFGDAVNNNECWKPITDYIDQQFEQYFRDESGLNRKNIQDNRVHCCLYFIPPFGHGLRPVDVEFMKALHEKVNIIPLIAKADCLTPNEIKKLKDRIREEIDKFGIKVYQFPECDSDEDEEFKQLDKELKECTPFAVIGSNTVVEARGQRVRGRLYPWGIVEVENQSHCDFVKLRNMLIRSHMHDLKDVTCDVHYENYRAQCIQEMTSKLAQDNRMESPIPILPLSTPDVETEKLIKMKDEELKRMQEMLNKMQQQMHEKDQ; translated from the exons ATGGATGCCATCATGCTGCAGGAAAAACTGGTGGAACGGCTGCTATGCCCACGAGTGAGAACGGCCAGACAGAAG gAGAAACAGTATGTGGGTTTTGCAACTTTGCCCAATCAAGTccacaggaagtctgtgaagAAAGGCTTCGACTTCACACTGATGGTGGCAG gagagTCTGGTATGGGTAAATCCACCCTGGTCAACAGCCTGTTCCTCACAGACCTctacaaagacaggaagttacTAAACGCTGAGG AGCGAATCAACCAAACAGTGGAGATCATCAAGCACACGGTCGACATCGAGGAGAAAGGAGTCAAGCTCAAGCTGACCATCGTAGACACGCCAGGGTTTGGAGACGCCGTCAACAACAACGAGTG cTGGAAGCCAATCACAGACTACATTGATCAGCAGTTTGAGCAGTACTTCAGGGATGAGAGTGGACTGAACAGAAAGAACATCCAGGACAACAGAGTCCACTGCTGCCTCTACTTTATCCCTCCATTTGGGCACGg GCTGCGTCCGGTCGATGTTGAGTTCATGAAGGCGCTGCATGAAAAAGTCAACATCATTCCACTCATTGCAAAAGCTGACTGCCTCACACCCAACGAGATAAAGAAGCTCAAAGACAGA atACGAGAGGAAATAGACAAGTTTGGGATCAAAGTGTACCAGTTCCCTGAATGTGACTCAGACGAGGATGAAGAGTTTAAACAACTTGACAAAGAGCTGAAG gagtgCACCCCGTTCGCTGTGATCGGCAGCAACACAGTGGTGGAGGCTCGGGGGCAGAGGGTCAGAGGAAGACTGTACCCCTGGGGCATCGTAGAAG tggagAACCAGTCGCACTGTGACTTTGTGAAACTGAGGAACATGCTGATTCGTTCGCACATGCACGACCTGAAAGACGTGACCTGTGACGTCCACTATGAAAACTACAGAGCACAGTGCATACAGGAGATGACCAG taAACTGGCTCAGGACAACCGCATGGAGAGTCCCATACCCATCCTGCCTCTGTCCACTCCAGATGTGGAAACTGAGAAACTCATCAAAATGAAAGACGAGGAG
- the septin5a gene encoding septin 5a isoform X2, with amino-acid sequence MTSNIRYKSRIPVKTEDSAEEKQYVGFATLPNQVHRKSVKKGFDFTLMVAGESGMGKSTLVNSLFLTDLYKDRKLLNAEERINQTVEIIKHTVDIEEKGVKLKLTIVDTPGFGDAVNNNECWKPITDYIDQQFEQYFRDESGLNRKNIQDNRVHCCLYFIPPFGHGLRPVDVEFMKALHEKVNIIPLIAKADCLTPNEIKKLKDRIREEIDKFGIKVYQFPECDSDEDEEFKQLDKELKECTPFAVIGSNTVVEARGQRVRGRLYPWGIVEVENQSHCDFVKLRNMLIRSHMHDLKDVTCDVHYENYRAQCIQEMTSKLAQDNRMESPIPILPLSTPDVETEKLIKMKDEELKRMQEMLNKMQQQMHEKDQ; translated from the exons atgacgagcaacatcaggtacaAGAGCCGGATCCCGGTGAAAACAG AGGACAGCGCGGAG gAGAAACAGTATGTGGGTTTTGCAACTTTGCCCAATCAAGTccacaggaagtctgtgaagAAAGGCTTCGACTTCACACTGATGGTGGCAG gagagTCTGGTATGGGTAAATCCACCCTGGTCAACAGCCTGTTCCTCACAGACCTctacaaagacaggaagttacTAAACGCTGAGG AGCGAATCAACCAAACAGTGGAGATCATCAAGCACACGGTCGACATCGAGGAGAAAGGAGTCAAGCTCAAGCTGACCATCGTAGACACGCCAGGGTTTGGAGACGCCGTCAACAACAACGAGTG cTGGAAGCCAATCACAGACTACATTGATCAGCAGTTTGAGCAGTACTTCAGGGATGAGAGTGGACTGAACAGAAAGAACATCCAGGACAACAGAGTCCACTGCTGCCTCTACTTTATCCCTCCATTTGGGCACGg GCTGCGTCCGGTCGATGTTGAGTTCATGAAGGCGCTGCATGAAAAAGTCAACATCATTCCACTCATTGCAAAAGCTGACTGCCTCACACCCAACGAGATAAAGAAGCTCAAAGACAGA atACGAGAGGAAATAGACAAGTTTGGGATCAAAGTGTACCAGTTCCCTGAATGTGACTCAGACGAGGATGAAGAGTTTAAACAACTTGACAAAGAGCTGAAG gagtgCACCCCGTTCGCTGTGATCGGCAGCAACACAGTGGTGGAGGCTCGGGGGCAGAGGGTCAGAGGAAGACTGTACCCCTGGGGCATCGTAGAAG tggagAACCAGTCGCACTGTGACTTTGTGAAACTGAGGAACATGCTGATTCGTTCGCACATGCACGACCTGAAAGACGTGACCTGTGACGTCCACTATGAAAACTACAGAGCACAGTGCATACAGGAGATGACCAG taAACTGGCTCAGGACAACCGCATGGAGAGTCCCATACCCATCCTGCCTCTGTCCACTCCAGATGTGGAAACTGAGAAACTCATCAAAATGAAAGACGAGGAG